The genomic window ggggtggaaaagtgggtgggagggcaggtctgGTGGGAAAAATTAGTATGcttctaatgttttatttatgaaatgcatgtaaataaataaataaataaataaataaaatacatgtgtcAATTCTGTTGATGTGCCTTTGCTTTGTTTCTCTGGAGTATTTGGGCATCACTGGTCACTCACACTGTTTTTGGTTAGGGGTTGATATTCTCTTCTGGGTGACCACAAAACACCCTTATGAGGAGCAGATCCCTGAGAAGGCTGATAATTAAAACAGGAATAAGTTGTTTCACAGTTGCTTTATATATTCTCCTAGGGCAATTGTTTCTACCATGACTTCACTTTAGAATTACctagaaaatctttaaaatactgatGCTCAAAACTCTGttcaattattataaaataaataaagattattcACTGAAGTCTCTTGGATAagtgaaaaaatgagaaatttcaaaCATTAAGAATAATTTTTGACAGGACAAGTGAGAAATTACAAAGCCAGCAAACTTCATTTTGAGACTAGTGTAGCAGGCAGCTAaaagcagaagtggagccaggacttaaacataGGAATCCCAAGCTGTgttttaactactatgccaaacacccacctccaaAGCCTTTCTTAAATTGGCCAAAGATCATAACCAGTATCAAATAAATGTCAGTTATCAAATGaaggggagaagaaaaagaaagttcatcCTAGAGAGCAAAAACAGCATCCATGGAAATCCCCTACCTTTCACAGTGTCTGGCAGTAGGataaaaaaattactgtttcCCATTCAAACTTACTTTAAATGGAAGCTTTGTTGTTGTGATCATCCTGTCTTCAGATTACACAGCATCACATCCAGCAGCATGAAAAGAACTCCAGGAGACCTAAAGATTTTTAACTTTGAGCTGGatgaaattattataaaatacattgGTTTGGCTCCTTTCAAAAGGACATACAGCAAGACTGCTTCTCTTGCAGTGAGTTGGAGCCACATGActcaattttattaataaaatgtgGGCAGAAGTCATATATATCCTCCTTTAGCTTGAATAAATTTCCTATATGTGACCCTCCTTTCTAACTTTTACATCTGTGGCAAACTTGGACATCAAATATCAAAGAAAATGGACAGGTTCTTGTGTGTACCCATCTCACTCATAGCCCACAGGGACTGACATAGCAATTCCTTATGGAAGCTGCATATTATCCTTTGTCTGCTAGAGGTGTTATCTCAAGCAGGGCCCTGAATATCCAAGAGCAAGACCCCAGTGTTGGACTCATCTGGAATTCCCATAGCCCTCCCATCTCCAAAGTTTCACTAAGAGGAGTTAGTGAGGATATTGCTATTCCACATCTTAcctttgttctctctcttcctactgtTTTTCTCCCCTTTGCTATGTATACTCAAGTTCTTCCCTAGGGAAAAGAAATTGGGAAATAAATTTAAGAACTACTAGAGAAAAATCATATTTCAAAGCACATAAAACACAttgatatatttcaaatatattaccTCCAGTTAAAATACAAATATGCATATGTTGATTGAATCTTTGCACTTAAAACCAAAATTATGGGTTTTCCACAAGACCATGAGAGatgattttatcaaatgctatgtaatatttatttactcttcCCAAGccacatgaaataaatgaatatatttaaatatatgcaagTAAGCTACAGAATCAAATAGGTTCAtaatcttctgggtctcctagccTGGTTAGCCTATAACATCACAATGTGCTTGGACTTTCCACAGGACGATCCAAAACATCTTTTTGGTAGACCTCTGATTTAGGTTCATAATCTCTGCAGGCAGGAGACCTTTGCTCACTCCTTCCAGAAACTTTTTCTCAATGTCTTTCTTCCATAAGGTGAattccaggagcttctccttCATGTTAATTTCATCCAAGAGTGTCACTTCTGATTGGAATACCAAGGCTTGAAATGATTTTGGCTTAACGTATGCAGCAATTGCTGGATCAGCTAAAGGTAAACTTGAAGCAAAATACTGAGTTAAAGAGTCCAATTTAGAGGAAATATTTTATCTAATGTGAAAATAAGGAAATATCATGATGTGCATAGGCACTGCTCCAAAATCTAAAACAATGCTAGAGAAAAAAGTCAGTATATGCTTTATAGATCCATAAACTACTATGAAAAACAGGATAGTAAAGAATATCTAAGCTTCGAAGAATAACTTTACTTATTTATAGTGCACTAACAATGCTTTTATTCATTAAATGAGTAACATTAAAATTTTCGTATTTATGtagtaatagaaaaatataattgtatCTAAAATTTTGAGTTATATCGATATCTTTTCATAGAGTTCTGTGAAATGGTTCCTCCACATGGTCACCTGGTGATACAAAGGCATGGATCATTCCAGTACTGTACTAACTGCGGTAAAGACTGAGCTAAGATAAATTCTCTTTGCTTCAAAAAATTGAcatagtggggccagtgctgtgatatagtaggctaagcatctgcctgcagtgctggcatcccatatggacactgctttgtgtcctggcggctcctcttctgattcagctttttcttatggcctgggaaagcagaagatggctccagtgcttgggcccctgtacttgtatgggagatccggaagaagctcgtggcatcagattggcccagcttctgccattttggctatttggagagtgaaccaggagatggaagaactttctctgtctcaccttctctgtctgtaactctacctctcaaataaataaatcttttaagacgTGACATAGGAAGAATAGAAAAAGAGATATCTAGCTTGCATGAATTAAGAGGCAGTTTAAAGATCTCATTTCTACCCATCTAATCCTCTCAGGAATAATAAGAACATCAGTCTTCATTAAAGTAATCATTATTTTATAACTTTCTTTTTCACTCAGCATACTGAGAAAAAATTGGATATGAGTGGATAGTTGAATTTAACAGCTGCATGGTATTCTATAAAATGAAGAACTAATTTATAATATGAAGACCCAGTGAGAAATttctccatccaagtctccttcCAAATAACACAATATCCTCTGTGCTGACAGGCTAAAGACCTGCTGACTACTATGGGATCAACAAACGCAGGAGGATTGAGCAGAGGAAAAGCTGAGCAGTGCAGCCACACAGAGGGATTAGCCAGTCTCAGGGGGCCTCTGAAGTTGGGATGATCCTTCAGAGCTAGAGAAAGAGGTCTGAGCCTTTGAATTGCCACATGATCATTCCTTAGATATAGGCAGAcccaagaagaggaagaaaacttAGCTAAGTGACTTACTGCAGCTAAAGGCAGTTCCACAGATGGTCCCCCAATCTCTTCAATTACCATTTATCCATCTCAGTAGAAAAGACTCCTGGCTGTTTGCCAACTTTCACCTTGCCATCCCTTGTATCTCAGAGACTGGTTTTCTTTGTGCCCACAGCACCTTTTTGGTCCAATCAACTACTGCTATATTTGTGGTTTTGACTTCACTTAACTACAAGGTATGAGGGTCAGAAActtaaaggaaaaacattttcagtttagaatattttatttaaaaggcaactATTGTCATGAGGTGCACCTGAGGTTTCATAGTTTCTCCTCATAAATCCTTTGAGAAGGAAATGACTGATTGGTTGAGAAAAGGCAGTGATAGGAAACAAAAATTGTCCTCATCAACTCTCTCCTCTCTAGGGTGCTCAGTTCTCTCCAGAAGACACCGAAAATATGAAAATAGTAAGCGCAAGGAAACTATACCTTTATCTGTTTTACCAAGAAACTAGAGCTGTGGCTTACCATGTAAAGTCACaagaccagcagcatcagcagcaTCTGTGAattattagaaatgcaaattctcaggccCCACCACAGACCTATTAGATCACAAATATTGTGGGTAGGTCCCTGCAATCTGTGTTTACAAAATCTACAAGTGATTCTGATGTATGTTGGAGGCAGGGCTTAATTTACAGTAGGTGATCAGCATTCTCAGACAAATCTCTACAAGGTTTCTACAAGGTAtcatatttgttctttttctgaatttcaaaagtaaataattttactttttccttgtTCTAAAATAGGGGAAATATTTAATCCAAAAAAAAGTATGAGAATGGAAATGCCATTCCTCAGAAAATACTATTGTgaacattttattgtatttcttttcgAACATTTTTCATGCATATTTTGTAGAAAATATGAAGTTatgtttgttactttttaaaaatatttttgtatatatttattcaaaagggagagagagagagagaaatcttttgtcTGCCATTTCATTCtacaattggctgcaaaagcacGGCTGGGCCACAGAAGCTAGGGATACATCTGGTCACATTAGTGGCAGGATtctgagttcttgggccatcttcaaatTGCCTGAACtccagatgtattagcagaaagttggattggaagggaagcatCGAATACTCAAAAtggcacttggatatggaatgCTGGGAGTGTAAGCTGCagtttaccctgctgtgccacaaccctagTCCCATGCTTTCTATTTTGGAACCTGTTTTTTTACTTAGTAATCTGTTCAGCTCAATACATGTGGATGAACAAGGATAACTCAGGGGACCCAGCCTATGAGTACAATTGAACTTACCTGTATGCAAAACCCATCCACATGCTTCCAAACTATTTCTCCAAGTTTAAAACTCtggttttaaagatttgaaaggacatatgcatttaaaagaaagcaattcttttttaaaaaatttatttatttgaaaggcagagtgacagagacagagaaagagagaaatcttccatctaggaattcactcctcaaatggccacaaagcaaggagccaggaactccatctggtccttCCAATTGGTTGGCAGGGGACTGAGGACTTGGAtgatcttcaactgctttctcaagcaccttagcagggagctggatgaaaagcagagcagctgggtctcaaacacaCACctgtggctgcttaacctgctgcaccataacactggccccaaagcaaGCAATTcttatttttgtgcattgaaaTAGTTACACAAACAGGGTATCAACTTAATGAAGCtaaatggctgagaaagaattagCTTGTAAAGCATTAGCTTGTAAAGCATTGGTTTTGGCTTCTAAATATGAGTGTTAGTTGCTGTAAGTTTCCACTTGACATCTCCTCCATTCTGTTCTCAGTTCTTAAGAAAGAAACATGTAGAAGAGGAGAAATGTTCTTTCTTCAGTTCAAGAATGCAGAGAACATTGTAAAGGTGAGTAAAGAAAGCCAGGGGCAAATTATTACATCAGAGATATAATTGTTTTGCAATTATATTGCACAATGCTGTTCAGGTTAGCAATTTCTAGAACATCAAGAACACAGTGCAGGTTTTTGAGTCAGGTCAAATCGGGATGGAATTTGTGCTCTGGCATTTGCTAGCTCTGTGGTTTGCTGTTAGTTTGAGCATGTTACTTCAACTTCAAAGTCGTGTTCTCACCTGAGAAAAGAGGATAATAATAGAAAGTACCTTGTAAGGTTATTTGAGACTTGAATAATGAATAAAGGGTTTGGTTCTGAAAACTTCcttgttttcaagaaaagaagaaacaaccAGATTCTATAGATCATGAGAAGCAAAGTGACCTGTATTGGCTACTCAAGTGTGGTAAATATTTGTCCTTTCTCCAATTTGTTACCTCTGAGTGAACTTGAAGGTAAACAAGTCAAACCCTGGGCTTTAATGTAAAGTCCTGACTGCTGGCCTTACTTCCTGGCCCCTTCCATTTGTTGCTGGTGGTTTTGCTCTCTTTTGGGATCCTACTTCTCCCTTGCAAATCAAATTTAGGATGAAGAAGGGTGAAAgaacaggcaggagggagggtaggctgggaagtatcattatgatcctgaatctgtatatataaaatacatgaaatttgtataccttaaataaaatttcaaaaaagtctGGAAGTATCAGCTAATCATTAGCACGATCACATACTCTAATTAAACTGAATTGGAATGTTGTAATGTGTTGGTTTTTTTGCTCAGAAAGCTTTAACATTCAGTAATAACTTATTTCAAATTATGCAATGAATCTGAGAAAGAACGTGACACAAAGTAGTAGAACTAGCATTGGAGCTTGGGGCCAAGGATGTGTTGTTTACACTGGGCCAGAAAGGGAAAGTCATCAAGTCTCTCTCAGCATCAGTCACTCCCCCTGCTTTTGTTCAATGATAATTTCTGAGAGCTCCTGGCAACTCCAGCATCTTCCAGGACGATCATCTCTGTGCCTTGGATAGGCTTCTCTTCAGCCCTTCTCCTTCCAGCCGTCTCAACAAAGGGCAAAATGGCACGGTCTTGTTTCATAGAACCTTGAGCTAACACTCCCCTTCCTCAGAAAGGCTCTCTCATGCATGTTTCTGATAATTCTAACTCATTAGACACATATTAATTCATTTCTATTTGTAAAACTcacaattcaaaattaaaatataaaaagactcCCCAAAAACTCTCCCACCCTGTCCTCCCTCAGtctaccctccttccctccaatATAATCATTGTAATCTCTTTCTcatatctttatttattcatgCACAGAGAGTACACATATTAACTTTATTTCATGGATTTATCCCAAATATAGCATTTTATTTCCACTGTTCTGATATTGcctatttttttcatctttttagtACAGAAAGACCCCTAttactcttcttttttattttttatttttatttttttatttaatgagcataaatttccaaagtacagcttatggaccacaatagcctcctcccccccgtatcttccctcccacccacaacgctcccctctcctactccctctacctttccccttcacatcatgattaattttcaattatctttatatacagaagatcaatttagcatatgttaagtaaagatttccacattttgctcccacacagaaacacaaagtgtaaaatactatttgagtactagttatagcattaattaaacacctaagagtaattctACCCTATTACTCTTCTTTACCTGAATTGTGCTCCTTTTGAGAAGTGGGGAATGTACAGCCCATAAAataatttggtctggccctgcaatggcaaccacaggtgggacttgaaattcaataaatctatagcaggctttttaattttttaagagattgatcagttgacttttttttaaagatttatttatttaaaaggcagagttatagagacacagaggcagaaagaggtcttccatcctctggttcactccccaaatggccacgatggccagagctgaggggatccaaagccaggagccaggagcttcttccacgtctcctacatgggcataggggctcaagcacttgggccaactttcacagttttcccaggccatagcatagagctggatcagaaatggagtaactgggactccaaactgggactccaaccagtgcccagatgggatgccagaactgcaggcagcagctttacctgctatattacagtgctggccccagcaggttagcttttaaatagataattttgTGAGGCCCATGAATGATTTTATAAATACCGAAATGTCCCTTGACACAAGAAAGCTTCCCTACCCTGCTACATTAACTGTCTCCAACAAGAAGATTCAAGTGGTTTCCTGTCTCCTGACACTATAAGTAATGCCACATTGAGTAATATAGTAGATAAGTCATTTCACATAGATGTGCAAGTATTTTTATAGATTGCATTCTCAAGCTTAGAATTGATGAATCAAAGGCTATAATGCACATGTCATTTTGGTGGATACCACAAAATTAGCTCCATAGTGACTGTCTCAGTTTCCAGAGTACtgataaattataataatcaTCTCTCCCCAAGGTCTTCATagcaatgttttgtttttaatttttaaatttatttatttgtgcatgtgtgtgtggggaggaatagagagagaaagagagactgattctgtctgctggttcgaaagtgtttccttttatttcataaaacttTGGACTTTTACCTGATTACAAATGGcacattcttaattttaatttatatttgtgtttttatgagTGAGGTTGAATatcttttatgtatatttttctgCAAAATTTTCATGTTATCTGGCAACATTTCTATTGTGCCCCTTGTAACATAAATATTTAGTATGTAATACTATTTTTCAAATGGTGCAATGCAAATTACTTGAGTATTTTTCATTGCCTCTACTAATtgctggcaaaaaaagaaattattggaatGGATGTTCTATAATAAAGTGTTATTACATTGTAGGCCTATTTAATTATATCTACCTACCAACTTTTATGAAAATACACTCTTTTGAAAAATCAGTAATGagatattaattaatttatttttactaataaacaacttttaaagggtagaaaatataaaattgcatTACAAAATCAAGACAATATGAAGTCTTAAAACATAggtaaatatatgcatttttgtatacagaaacacaaatttaTATACACAAAACACCAAGGCAGTACTATCATTTTATgataaagagaaataattacGTCTAGAGAAGTCCCTTGCTCCTCCACGTACCCCATGCTTTTCAGGACTGTAGTCAGCTCTTGCTGCACACTGTTCAAGGATCTAGCTCTTTTTGTTCAGCATTTCTGTGAGTCTGAACACAAAGAAGAGACATCGGTTGATTTCCACCTGGACAATGATCCAGGCACAGATACTGTAGTCCTGGGCTTCCAGGTAGTCACGGATCCTCAGGAAATATGTTTTAATCTGTAACCTAAGGATCTCACTACCCAAGGCTCCACTTTCCTGCTTCGCTTCCAGTTCCATGAATCCTTCTAGGTACTGCAGCTCTTGATGAAGTTCAATCAGGAATTTCTCCAAGTCATTTTTCTCCCCACCACCCAgggaaatattttctctgaagAGGCTGAAGATCTGCTGAAGTGTCTCATGGATTACAGCCAGTACTTGTGCCTTTTGGTACTGATGAGGATTCACAGACTTCAGGGGAAGCCGGAAATCATTCCTGTGTGGTAGACATTGCTGGATTCTCAACTTTTGTAAATTATTCCAGGGTTTTAAACTCCTTGTGTTCATTCTTCTTTGTTGGAAGGGAACCCGTTTCAGTTTTAGGGAGAAGATAGTAGATGAGGCCAGCAGCACCAACACAATTTCAAAGAAGTACTTGTAAGTCATGATGAAGTTCAAATGCACTGTTTATCTCTTTGAAGATTTAGTAATGTTCACTCTCGTGTTTGCTTTTCATGTGTCTCAGGTTATACTGGAAGGCGTTTtcttttgttggttttgttttttaatgttgtCCTTTCTGCAAGTTTATGCATTGGTTgttcaggtttcctttttatgGTGTTCATGGAACACTTCCTCCATTTTCCTCATTGTGTTGGTTGTTTGAGGAAGTAACCAAAAGAATTTGTTTCAGTGCATGCTTTCTTTGAGAAAATTACAGATTAGTCATCAAAATGGTCTTCCATAAAtatcattatttattatataCCAGGTTTCACTTAACACATTGTACTTTCTAAGTATTTAGTTAAGCTTACTAAAACTCTTTTATTGAGAAgaactgtttcattttaaaacagtAGTCTTTCATGGAATAATAGAAACGCTCATCAGGCACTCggggaaaaaatcaaaatccacACAGATTACTGACTTTAAAATCTTAAGTAGAACTGTACATTTTCACAAATACTTGAACAATTAATCTTAAAATATGTATCAACAATCTTTAATTGTTTTATGCTTACCCAATCAACTTAATATGGAAGATTCTAGCCTATAGACGTagtgtgaaagagaaaaaaaatagtgaaagaaCATAGTCATGATAGTATTGCAGTAGCAGAATATTTGAAACAATCTATAGGTTCAACACAGGAGAATGACTACACTTTTGTTGGTACatatgacagtacttcaaaaagttcatggaaagtggaattaaaagataaatttattttggtgcaataaattttaaatcaatgcatactttttcataatacacatttctacaaatttttgaagacctctcatgtaTACAATTGCAAAAGATTTTTGCTCTATtaaactccccatgtaggatctctgtccttaatgtgttgtgctatgcgaattaacagtaaaactactactcaaatggtactttatattttgtgtatctgcgtgggtgcaaactgttgaaatctttacttagtatataccaatttgatcttctgtatataaagataattaaaaatgaatcttgatgaagaatgggatgggaaaaggagtgggagatgggatggttgcggatgggagggaggttatgaggggaaaagccactataatccataagctgtactttggaaatttatatttattaaataaaagttttttaatggccggcaccgcggctcaataggctaattctccgcctgaggtgccagcaccccagattctagtcccggttggggcgccagattctatcctggttgcccctcttccagtccagctctctgctgtggcccaggagtgcagtggaggatggcccaagtgcttgggccctgcacccgcatgggagaccaggagaagcacctggctcctggctttggatcggctcggTGCACCGCaatgcagcagccattgcggggtgaaccaatggaaaaaggagaatctttctctctgtctcttctgtctctctctctcactgtccactctgcctgtcaaaaaaaaaaaaaaaaaagttttttttaaaaaaagagccgaggattgcaaaaaaatatttttgcaccaaaattaatctatattttatttttcacaaatttttcaaGTTCCTTCATATAAATTGGTAGATTGCTGTAATGAAATATTATATagtgggcccagcactgtggtgtagcaggtaaaactgctgcctgcagtgctggcaccccatatgggcgccagttccattcctggctactccacttcccatccatctctctgctatatcctgggaaggcagtggaggatgtcccaagtccttgggcctctttaccacatcggagacctggaggaaatcctggctcctggctatggatcagcacagctccagccattgcggccgtctggggagtgaaccaacggatggaagacctctctttctcgctgcctctccttctctctatgtgtaactctgactttcaaataaataaatagatcttttttttaaaaaaaaaagtcgacATCATACCTAGTGCTAATAGTGCTAACTGTGCAAAGGTAGGTTATATCGTGTTAAACCTTGTGCTCATGACTAAAAGCTAAGCATTCATGTTTTATAAAGTTCACACTAGACGTTATTCTGTAAAGCAATACTCTTTGAAAAGTTACAAAACTTTTCACttgttaaaaataattccattagAGTTACTGGCTGCTTAATATCTACACATGGTATTCATCTACTTGAGACCATGGTGTCTGGCTGACAAATGTCTGAATACTTCATTCACATTTTTGAGCCACTTAGAGCAACCAGTACTTTATCAAAGGATCCAGTGTCCAAAAGGCTCTAttctttccagatggctgcaagagaaGCTAAAtgattaagaaagaaatagagaaaagaaaaaatctgtTATATTTTATCATTCAAATTACAGAATTTGAATATTGAAGTcctagagaactggattggattcCTGTCTCTACCAATTACTCGTTGTATGACTTTGAGCAAATTATTTACTAAATCTCTTTGCCTCAGCTTTAAATCTCTAAAACCAAACTCATAAAACACTTTTGAGGAGTAGCAAATAAATCATTCTACATAAAAAGCAATATGATGCTTGAAATATGATAAATGACTAA from Oryctolagus cuniculus chromosome 1, mOryCun1.1, whole genome shotgun sequence includes these protein-coding regions:
- the IFNE gene encoding interferon epsilon, whose translation is MTYKYFFEIVLVLLASSTIFSLKLKRVPFQQRRMNTRSLKPWNNLQKLRIQQCLPHRNDFRLPLKSVNPHQYQKAQVLAVIHETLQQIFSLFRENISLGGGEKNDLEKFLIELHQELQYLEGFMELEAKQESGALGSEILRLQIKTYFLRIRDYLEAQDYSICAWIIVQVEINRCLFFVFRLTEMLNKKS